Within the Cydia strobilella chromosome 25, ilCydStro3.1, whole genome shotgun sequence genome, the region taatgcaaataaatgatttactttactttacatcCTACATTATACATTAGTACATTAATATagtgtgtacagtcgccatcagatatatcggagcggccaaggtgctcacaaataactattgcctctattgtcaaggagctaggtgcgtgtttagatatttttgagcacctcggccgctccgatatatctgatggcgactgtacttaaatGATAGAAATGAATATGAAAATCTTCATTCCTCAAATAGGTAAAGCTTATAACAATGTACTTATGAATGTAAAAATTACCACCACGTCTACTTGCACCACTACATCACAGGATAAGATTCCGACGTAAGAAACACGGTAGTAGGacattcattttattaaaacatccatactaatccatactaatattataaatgcgaaagtctgtctgtctgtctgtgtgttacctcttcacgcttaaaccgctgaaccgatttagttgaaatttggtatacagatagtttgagtcccggggaaggacataggatactttttatcccagaactgaCCCCTCacgggggtgaaaaggggggtggaaatttgtatggggaatcaataaccgctgaaccgatttagatgaaacttggtatggggatagtttgagctgtggggaaggatatagaataacttttatctccgaaatcatcccttaaagggtgtaaaaaatggggtggaaatgtatagtgtggacaaatttgggggtgaaaaaaggatggattaaaaagcagatttgtttaagaattaaggcatccaaattactaattccacgcagacgaagtcgcgggcaaaagctagttctaCAATAATAACTACATAGTAGACCGAACAGTGCCCTAAACGACTATGCGTCAAGGCAGGGGTCATCTATCAAATTCGATCGTTTTCTGACATTTTGTGCCACCGAAGAAGTGATCCTAATCTGCTTAATTTACGTAATGGTTAGTCCAGCAATTTGAACGAATGGTAAACAATACAAGAGCAAGATGCAAGGACGTCTTTACCGTGCAATACCTTAAGTTAGATACAAAAAGAGCCTTATGATTCTAAACCACCCAAACGATGTATGTTGTATTTCTTTCCCATTCTTCTTGCAGGTAGCTGTCCCTATCTCCCCTTCGCCCTCGTCAAGACTTACACCAGGATACAATTTTCCTATCACAACCAATTCTCTAGGAGTGGAAACCAAAACATTATCCATAAACAGACGTACAGTAAGCATATTTCTATTACTACATCCTACATTACTATAGTATGTACTTAAATGatagaaatgaaaatgaataaatctTCATTCCTCAAATAGGTAAAGCTTTTAAcaatgtacttatttattttcgctctcttttatacatttattgactttcctctagtctattgtacgcagtgctatgtTTGTATACCGTTCTttatcaattctcatctactcaatggttaactggaagaaatcccttaaagggataagttcgcctttgtactgcctattctattctattctatatttgtgttctgtgttttgtacaataaaaagtttatacatacttacatacttatGAATCTAGAAATTACCACCACGTCTCCGTACACCACTACAGCACATGATAAACAAGTGTAAACAAGACAAGAGCAAGATGCAAGGATGTCTTTACCGTGCAATACCTGAAGTTAGAAACAAATAAAGAGATTATGATTGGTAGCCAATATTTCTTTCCCATTTTTCTTCCAGATAGCTGTCCCTCTCTCCCCCACGCCCTCGTCAAAATGTACAACTGGAACAGATAACTTCGTAAACCCCTTAGCTAACTCAATCCCGAAGGCTTCGCTAGGGGTTGAAACAAATCCATTGTCGATAAGTAAACGTACAGTAAGTATatccttaaaaaatatatgtaaataaaataatttaaatatttacccgTCATTAAATCCTAACCTTACTTTTATTACAGATAGCGGTCCCTCTTTCCCCAATCTCCTCCAAACTAACCATACGAGCTCCCGACCTGCCCAGCCCTCTCATCACCAAGTCTGTCCAGACCTTCTACTTTCCAGGCAGATCCGTAGAAACCGTCACCAGCCACACAGAACTTCCGAAATGTGAACCTGTTCAAATCATTGCCAAAAAAAGTAAGAGCCTTAACGATTTTAGACTAAAAAGAGACTTCAAAAGTGAGATCATAGCCTGGCTTGATGATAACAGTGATCCTACAATTAAAGAAATACAAGATGTTGTGTTGAGGAATTTAAAGTTTAGGTTACAGGGAGTACCTGTAACTGGAGCTCAGAAGATTAAAGTGAAGATAGGTAATTGTTTAAAGTCTAAAAAAAGAGTTTCAATAGAGCCATCAAGTATTAAACTTAATACAAAGGAACCTATTAACTCTACTCAAAGCCAATGTGCAATGAACCTCAAAGACTTTGATAAGAACGAATTTAAAGACGCTGTAGACGAATGGTTAAATAACGTGTCTATAAAGAAACTTCTATCAAAGCCAGTGGAAAAAGAACAGAATTTAAATAACTTTGTTGACAGATTAAAATATTTAGCATTCGTAAAATCTAAACGCTGCAGTGAACAGACGATGAGAACCGAGATTTTGGGAATTCTCGATGAGGTACTAATTGAAGTCAATGCTTGTGATAAGGCAGCTTTCCTTAACAAACTTACAGACACTTTGATGTGTAAATTAGACGATATTTTGCTgggtaaaacaaaatcaaaaattaGCACGTGTAATGTTAGTATCGAATCCAATACAAATTTACATCAGAATCAAGTGACTGAAAAAGGAATTAAGGATTTTGTAGTCAAGGAAATGATAGAAGATTTACAGACTCAAAAAGTTCCAAATCCGGAATTAATAAAGCAAACAATAGTAGATTTAGTAGATATTTTAAAAGATTCGGTAAATAATAACATTGGATTAGAAGAAATAGCTAATACGCTTCATAATGCCACAAAGTTTGCAACTGAAGAAGCTTTTCTTAATGCTGCTCAACGAACGGAGAAACGTAGAAAAAAGTTTACTAAAAGACAACCAACTAATTTCAGTGCACAACCATTAACTGTTTTTATGGTTCAGAATTTGTCACGAAATTACATTTCTAAAAAATCAGGCACAAAAATGTCTCAACAAAGTATTGGCTCGATCATGGATAGGGATATAGAGGAAAGTTTAAACCGATATAGAACACAACTTGCTCAGCAGATAGACCAATGGCTTTCAGATTTAGCAATATTAAAAGCAGAAGATACAGATTCTAGAGAAGTAGTAGTACTTGACTTAGCCAGTGATATAGTTGAAAGACAAAAATATTTAgagtttaacaaaaataaaacctcAGATATAGAAGAACTTGAACATTTAaagtatgtaatatttaaatggatGAAAAGGTATGCCGGTGAAGAGAATATGGAAACTGTACATCATGCTGTAGAATTGATGGAAATGATAAGGAATATACCAGTACCAATGTTGAGCAGATCCCGAgacctattaaaaaaatctagcAGTTATTTATGTTGTAAAAAGGCTAACTGTGAACCTGGTACTTCCACTGACACTAGTAAAGATAGTGTGCATAATTCTAGATCGGATTCTGGTATACATAACCGTAGAGAGTCATTAAGTTCAGCACCTTCATATATTGTGATAGATAGTGTATCTTTatccaaaaaaaagaaaaatgataCAAGAAAGCAAAAAGATCCAAAAGCACCTCTAGTTAATCAATCTAATAAACCTAACCCAAGTCGCACAATTGTTTATAACAATTCTGATTTATCGAAATACAGCAtagaaaaacaacataactctcaagaaacattaaaaaatgaaatgaaaactaaAAGAACATGCTCCCATATTCTTAATAGTTTTAATgcagataaaataaataccgAAAATATTGCTCATAATAGTGTGGGCCCACTTAACAGTATAAACAAAGAAGAACATTCTAGCCAAGATAGTTTCGTATCAAGCAGATCTCAGGATGATTTGGATGAATTTTATAGCAGTGTACGCTGCAAAGACCGTAATGACAAACCTTGTATTTCAATAAGCATTACCAAAGATGACGTAAATACGTCAAAGGTAAACGTAACACGAAAGAAACATCAAAATGATTCTATACTTTCAAGCTATGTAGTACATAACATTACCAATAACACAAGTAATAGAAGAGATAAATTAAGAGGAGAAATAAAGAAGGAAGATATACCATCGAAACGAAATAGTTCAAAGAGTAAGAAGAAGTTTAACAAAACACAAGATTCAAGCAACGCTTCTAAGGTTTTTGTCTCTTGCGATAGTGTGAATGAAGCGCAAAATGAAAATGATGGTGCCAACAATATTAATCCTGAACCAGGACCCTCAGGGTCAGTGACTCGAGTACCTTCTCATTCAGGTAAGCCATCAAGTGCGGTTGCCCAACTTATGGCAGAGTGGCGACCACATCCAGTGTTCACTCCGCCACCGCCTGGACGACCACTACTCGATCAGGTACACGAAGAATTTAAAGAATACCTCAAGAACTGGTGTCAACAAATACCGATACCTGCCAATACTTGCGGCGAGATTGAAGTAGCAGAAAAATCTAgattaggtattttaaatgGCATTTGGAAAATGAtaacgaaattaaaaacacaacCGGCGGTGTTTCAgaacaaattttactatgaagATGTATTAGGGAAAGAGATAGATGGATTATTAGATTGTTTACCGCAATCACAAGAGTTACAGGAAAAAAGGTACGTCCTTAAATCGCAACTTCTCGATAAGATATCAGATATGAATGATTTGATTAAAGAGATAGAAACGCCTGATAATTATAAGGAAATGGTAGCACAGAAAGCtgaacatataaaaaatcaGAAATTAAGGAAAATCGTCAGGTTAGACCGCGAGCCTCCAACGAAAATATTTGAAGAACTGCTCAAGTACTGTACTCTAGACGATTTCTTAACGGAAAATGATTATAAGGAGACCGATCAAATTTTAGAAAAAGCGTATAAAAACAAGTTATTGAAAACGATCCAGGCGTACATGGATGAACTTAAGAAAGCTCATGGCAAAGAAATAGAAGAACTTTACGGTGTCTATAAAGAAAGTGATATctttgaaaaacttaataaagTACCCTTGCCTACAGAAGACGATATAAAGGAAAATGCTGATGAAATTCTTCTAGGGCTTGAAATTGAGCAATGGATGAAAGATTTACCGATAATTAAGAACGACGATAAAAATGAACAGCGTCAACGTGCAAGATTAAGGGATTCATTGacgaaaaaaatacacgaaGTGGGAAAAAGAGTCAGCATTTCTGATTGTTGCGGAAATACCCAAGTAAGGCATGAGATTTCTTACTTTCTAGATATGGTTCCACTTGAAAAAGATCAAGATTTGAACATCAACAATATGGTTGACGAGCTAACCAATAGATTAAAGAACAGACATGGCCCTGGCGGTAGAAGAAAATCAGTTGCATTCCAAGATGGGAGTCGATTACTAAACAGAAGTGATTATACGTTCGGATCTCCAGCATCAGATATTTACTCGCCTGAGGATAAATGGGCATTCCAAGGCGACGAAGATGCTCAATATAAAAGCCTTTTCCAAAATCCTCCTCTATGCTCCACTAGAATTGAAGCTCCACAGCCAGGCGAATGGGACTTGGGTGACGATCAAGACGCTCAATACAAAGCCATGTTTAAAGATGGCGTGCCATGTTCTTCTATGATCGAGCCACAAACTGGCTATGGCCCAGGCTCACCTATGCCATCAGATTTTCGCCATTCATATGATCAAGCGCAACATTTTGATTACCCTCCGAGGCAATTCAATGACAGCGCTCGAAGAGGTTCATTCGATTATTCTCGGCGAGGTTCAGAAGAAAGATACCAATATCCCGACGTGATGGGATTCCAAATGGCGCCTCGTCCAGACCCTCAATCACCAGGGTTCTACGGCAGTGCAGCAGCAATGCCTAACGTTCCACCAGACAGCCAGTTCCAATCGTTACATGGAAGTAGTATGTCTGGAGCAGCTCATCAAGCTCCAAGAATGACGGAACAATTCAATCAATCACGGGGTGTAGGATGGGTACCGCCTGAAGCATCAGGTTTCGTATCGATGCGTGACGATGGTCCACCCCAAATGTTACCTCCACGGCAGCGTTTCTCAAATGAACCACCTGCATTTTCGCATCGATCTCAAATACCATCACAAGCAGAAAGATCTGTAGCCCAAGGTTTTATACCAATGACAAGCTACGGACACAGGGAGCCACAACGATTTATGTCAATGCCTAGCCAACCAGCTGAAAATCAGCTTCCTGGTTTCCATTCATTTCCTCCAAATGAATTCATGCAACCACAACCTGCGGCGTTTATTCCCGATGATTCTCGTTCCTCAAGAAGATCAAAACCACGATCAAATATTGATCCTAGTATGCGACAAGGATTACTGGAAGACAACGTTGAAATTGATCACAATATGATACCACAGGGACCATTTGATGTATCCGTTGATGTCCATGAAGCTCCTCGTCCACATCGGGAGCTATCGGTTGATGGAGCAGATCCATTTGTGTCCATAGTAAGCCAACAGCGACCGAACGAGCCTTTGAGAACTCGGAACAGATCTGTTCGGCAACCGACCCAAGACCAACCTTCTATAAGAATTACTCCGGCTCGAGATCGAACTGATATAGATAAAATTCAGGAGGCACAAAGCAGGAGCGCCCACTTGTCTCATATTCAACAAGAAAGAATACAAGCACTAAGTCGCCAATCTTCACGTCAAGCTCCAACCAATAGAATGACTGAAGCCAGCAGAGAACCCTCATCACAGAGAGCTAGATTATTAGCTTCAAACGCGCTTTCCTCAGAAATAAGCAACCAGCCAGCCTTTTATTCAACTCCAAACCAACGAAGCAATCCACCACCTCATAACATTAGAGAGCGTCGACAGTTAGAAAAAGAAAGAGGTCCAGCTAGGCGACTTGATATGTATGCAGAAGAGGCTGACGAAGGTGAGGAAAGGTGTCACTGCCGGCAAAGATTTAAGCAATGGACGGGACATAATTGCCAGACTTGTGATGATTGTTTACAAGGAAGATTCTATCCTTATCCGTACCCGTATCCGTATATGTATCCGCCGTTTGGAAGACAGCCGTTTCCACCACATTGTAGGAGATGAATAATAAAGAAGTTTGCATAAGAAAACGCGCTTCAAACGCATCCAATTTTGGAATAAATTAGACCGCCTTCTATTACATTGTAAACTGACAGAATCGATTCAATTCCAATATCAAAAGCTATCCCACCCCGGGGCGTAGCTAGatgatatggcgcccggggcagtcaccaaatttgcgccccctgacgactgacaaaagtttctctgctgctgccttttgcccattttggcgcccccaaggggatggcgcccggggcattTGCCCCCTGtgcccccccctccccccctactccccctagttacgccactgatcCCACCGAACTCTTTTGTGAAAGAGATAAATAACGACAATATGATTTAAACCTCGAAAGAATTTTATCtacatgaaacagccaaaacaAAGTTTCCTTAATCCCGATTTCCTCTTTAAAAACATCGTTTATTCTgctaattttctaatttatcattagaaaaaaaaacaacccgtttaaaatattattgtttatgtGTTAATTCCTTATTTCACATGTATTCCAAACTCAATTTATTTGCTTATTTTTGGAATGTATTTTATGTTTCTGttactatattatatataataaaataaaataaaataaatcgtttttgttgaaataaatataGCGTGGTAATGAAGAGGTGTAAAGTTGTAGGTATTTTCCACGTATTTTCTATACTTATTAGCTTAAACTTGGGGCCTAAGGCGAGGCGTTTATCAcactataagatttgaggatttccctcaattcctcatggatcccatcatcaaaactggATCTGACAAAAATAGAACCAACTTGGAACTGTACTTACCTATTACATGTacttttgaacaaaaaaaatgttccaaATCTGTTTACACATGAAATTCTGAAGTAATTAAAAAACACGGACATCTAATGGCTGCTTAACGATCGTCACAATTCGTTaatttcgtcaggtgacaaccaaaactcactaattactaaaaaaatattaaacaaaaatcaactttattttGGTATaaatacggttcactatggctatgaacttgtggtggtaatgGTAAGTTTttgttgtcacctgacgatttaCTCTagacataaaaaaccggccaagtgcgagtcggactcgcccaccaagggttccgtactttttagtatttgttgttatagcggcaacagaaatctgtgaaaatttcaactgtctagctatcacggttcatgagatacagcctggtgacagacagacggacagcggagtcttagtaatagggtcccgtttttatcctttgggtacggaaccctaaaaattagaaaCATCTAAAGAAAGTGACCACTTTTCACTGCCTTAGTGTTGTTAAGCCGCACATCACCggataagtaggtaagtaggtactataaataaataggtaggcATATGAGGCATTATTGACCGTTAAAGATTATATAGTTGAGATAATAAGCACGGGCTGCACGGGTCAAGAGGTGATGACGGACGCTGTAACGGTTTATTTTGGGGGCAATATGGCTGACTTTTTAGGTGGGCTTAGGCCGTCTAAGACTGACTTCTACGATTTGGCTGCTACAaaatcgctgccccaatattacagggttctatgttacattttcaatatAGTTGAAactcgacttaatgtcactatgataaagttcaaatttcagatCGATAAAAGTGGTTGAACTAGAAAAGGGGGGTGTAAAACTTAACGGAGAAAGGTTTTATTTCCTTAGGTTTGCAGATGACATAGCAGCCATAGCAGAAAATGCTATAGAACTTGAACAGCTTGTAACGGAAATGGACCACATATTTACAGAATTTGGACTTAAAATCAAcatcaataaaacaaaaacattaataacatcCAAGCACAATAACAAAATAGATCCTATAAAAATCAGAAATACAGTCATTGAGCaagtaaaaagttttaagtACTTAGGAAGCATTAAAACATGCAACTCCAGATGCACTTCGGATATCGTCACACGCATAGCCATGGCTAAGAAAGCTTTCAACACCAAAAAACACCTATTTAAAGCAAAGATATCTCGAAACATTAGAAAGCGATTTATCAAGACCTACGTCTGGAGTATAGCGTTATATGGTAGCGAGACGTGGACATTAACCCAGCGTGATAGAGACAGACTAagcgcttttgaaatgtggacatGGAGAAGAATGGAAGGTATAAGCTGGAAGGAGAGGAAAACGAATGCAGAAGTGTTGGACTTGGTAGGTGAGAAGCGATCTCTGCTGAGAATgattgaaaacagaaggggaaacatgttggggcacATGATACGtcacgatacttacataaagtctataatacaaggaagaatagaaaaaagcagaggcagaggaagaccgagacgtgcgtttttggaccaagccaaagagaaaatcaacgtagtgacgtatcaggagctcaaaacagcggcagaaggaagaacggagtggtggttactccaccgacaagagccaggctcttaagagttatgatgatgagaACCCtataatattggggcagcgaaatGTGGCAGCGCCAACTACTCCTATGTGAGAAATATCAGTTATTACTTCCAGACTTCTCAGAAATTTATATTATTCGtcttatttaattaatgatttgtaatttatttcgtcaaattttgttcttctttattttttttgtgtatgaTTTTTGTTTTCAAACTATCAGATAAATCGCTTGATGGTAGTTAAGCAATTTTATTATCGTCGCCCATTAAATGGACACTTGAAATACCACAGAGACCAGAGGGAAATACGTCGTCGGCCTTTAGAAGGAGAGTACTTTAAAGAGGCTGTACtggaaaattattatttggttcgaaaatagtacattttgatgctagtgcggaaagtatgtcattacctaacgagtaccgagatataggcaagactcgggacgagtgaagaatgacatttccgcacgtgtatcgaacgacgttttttaatagttACTAATAactttgaaaacttaaaacgcctcttagtaggtagtaaaagtaagaaaaaatgcgtcttctttgacaggcgtttcggcagctatttcgttccattcagacaacttattaagaacggtttttcaatatccaatattaaaaaataaacgtgttataatgataatgaggtaagtaattaaattataaaatatgtatatttttcgtattcttacattaacagtaggtttttatgttgattacgacgtttaaaggaaactaatattaacactcatcaataagtagtcatgaattggaacaagtataaattaaataaattggaaaagtaaaaagcactagttcgcgaaaaccaactttccgcacgctaaacagctacgtaaagtagcactttttgagcaactgtattaaaaaagtattttacagttacCGACCCTTaagaatagtattttatacaatcatgatataatagagagcttttcagtcgagtaccgtatttagcaacgaagcttgctaagTTGCCTAAgtgaggtacgagattgaaaagcttgattatatcactatttgtatacaatactttttctaagagtcatctaaaataatacttttttattataaaacctaaataattaatgaaaattggtaagtatctcagtataCAAAAAAGTCGCAcgtttatgttatttctatgGGAGCCCGgcggcacgtgattggtcaaattcttttatagttgactgcagcgtatcgaaatgaatattatagttgagttgggatacatgaaaagtacgcaattatagtttggtatacgaaatcttaattcaaccattacagtcgagtAGAAAAAGCTGTTTATTGGAGAGTTCCATACGGTAATCTCAATAATCAGACGAGAAGTTTATTCATGTACCACATGTACATACTACTTATAGGTACCTCCCTAcgaaagtgcttgttgctaggcctacctAGTCCTATAGGCTAGGAATAATATCTAAAATCTTTATAAAGTAAACGTAGCTAACTACCTATCGTATAAAATATCGTTTTATCGTGAGCAGTAATCTACCTTGCCTTGGGACGATAACCATGTAATAATGTACATACATTGCAATGCAACACTGCCTTGAAAATTACTACATAGGAAGGATTATTAATATTGACTTAGCTATGCGTGTTCGCTTCTTAgatctacggaaccctaaaacagtgCCGTAATTTACTTCAAACGCAAGTTCTACAATAAAATGCAACCATTACAATATTAAAACCCTTCCTTATGAAATCTACAGCAAATTCTTTGCGTCACCCATGTGGCAACTATCTAGCAGACAAGACATTTTTTACTCACCTAATGTACACAAAAAAACcacagattgttttttttttttcataaaaccgTTATGGCGTTCAGATTCGAATAAAACAACGTTTATAATGCCGTTAGGTTATCTGTTTGTGAATCTTATTTGTTTGGTATAAGGTTGTGTTTtgattggtttttatttaacagtTGAAATGGTTACTTTGTTGCGGTATTGCATTCCAATGCTTGATGTTGATGTAAGTTTTAGGATAGTGGCTATCTTTGATGGTAGTGTAAGGTTTTTAAATGGTCGGCacccctggagttgcaggcgtccataggctacaagAAGCTTACCATGACGCgggcttgtttgccaccgacggtattttaaaaaaagtagttcgtttttagggttccgtacctcaaaaggaaaaaaaaccgaACCCTCATTTAGTTAAGACTAACTAGattttggtccttcgaaccggatttaGGCTTTCATATATGTGTGTGGTGGTACAATTGTGGGTTCAAACATCGGTTGTGCTGtatggaacaaaaaaaaacgttaaaagaTGGTTAAAAATTTGGACAGGATCCTTACCATCCATAGGTTAAAAGGTATAGGTAACTCATTTTATGAGAATAGCTGCACGCGATCGgcttaatattttcatttcctTAACTAGTAGCCAATATCTAATCTTTAAAATCATCTAGCTTGACGGCATAATAAACACAACCCCCAGCAAAAGTCGCACAGCTCAAATAAGTTTACCTTAGGGAAGTTTTccctgtccaatttcttggtccaatatgtatttgcgtctcacattctGCTTAATGAGAAGTGAGACACAATGACACAATGCGCGTCCCGTCCATTAAAATATCAATGCTAGCAATCCAGTTAATCACATCTGTGGCATGTGGCCGCATGGACAGACAACTCCGCTCCACCGGCCACTAGTTTAGTTTTCGTATCGCCGCGCGAGGCACAGGCCGCGCTCGTTCAGCCAATTAAAAAACAGTTTGTTTTCAACGCCACAACGGCCGGGTTTTAAAAACAAGTGACAGTTGACCTGCTTAACTTTACATTGGTTTTAAAATTCGAACTTGATATTGTGTTTGTATACCAAGGACGGACTGCAACTGTGTAGTGTGTAGTATGATTTCgcaattaaaataatacaaaatggaGGACGTATATACAATTAAAGTGAGAACTAAGCCCGATACGAGGAATTTATATCCTTCTGAACGGAGATATTCGGCGTCTACAGTATCAGGGCTAGCTTGGGTGCATTTAGCTTTAGCTGCAACATCCTTCCTTCTAGCATGTTTAGCTTTAGTCAATCCACACTCTGGAATAAAGAGAATGACTTTAAATGATACGGAAGAGCGAACTGTAAACAAAAGTGAgctgatatttaatttaacagaaTCTGTTGAAACGAATGATTTTGAAAACATAACCAACGAAGCGCCTTATGATACACATGAAAGCAGCTACATTTTAGTGTTAGCACCATCTTTAATAACAGTTTTCGCA harbors:
- the LOC134752580 gene encoding uncharacterized protein LOC134752580, whose translation is MNLKDFDKNEFKDAVDEWLNNVSIKKLLSKPVEKEQNLNNFVDRLKYLAFVKSKRCSEQTMRTEILGILDEVLIEVNACDKAAFLNKLTDTLMCKLDDILLGKTKSKISTCNVSIESNTNLHQNQVTEKGIKDFVVKEMIEDLQTQKVPNPELIKQTIVDLVDILKDSVNNNIGLEEIANTLHNATKFATEEAFLNAAQRTEKRRKKFTKRQPTNFSAQPLTVFMVQNLSRNYISKKSGTKMSQQSIGSIMDRDIEESLNRYRTQLAQQIDQWLSDLAILKAEDTDSREVVVLDLASDIVERQKYLEFNKNKTSDIEELEHLKYVIFKWMKRYAGEENMETVHHAVELMEMIRNIPVPMLSRSRDLLKKSSSYLCCKKANCEPGTSTDTSKDSVHNSRSDSGIHNRRESLSSAPSYIVIDSVNVTRKKHQNDSILSSYVVHNITNNTSNRRDKLRGEIKKEDIPSKRNSSKSKKKFNKTQDSSNASKVFVSCDSVNEAQNENDGANNINPEPGPSGSVTRVPSHSGKPSSAVAQLMAEWRPHPVFTPPPPGRPLLDQVHEEFKEYLKNWCQQIPIPANTCGEIEVAEKSRLGILNGIWKMITKLKTQPAVFQNKFYYEDVLGKEIDGLLDCLPQSQELQEKRYVLKSQLLDKISDMNDLIKEIETPDNYKEMVAQKAEHIKNQKLRKIVRLDREPPTKIFEELLKYCTLDDFLTENDYKETDQILEKAYKNKLLKTIQAYMDELKKAHGKEIEELYGVYKESDIFEKLNKVPLPTEDDIKENADEILLGLEIEQWMKDLPIIKNDDKNEQRQRARLRDSLTKKIHEVGKRVSISDCCGNTQVRHEISYFLDMVPLEKDQDLNINNMVDELTNRLKNRHGPGGRRKSVAFQDGSRLLNRSDYTFGSPASDIYSPEDKWAFQGDEDAQYKSLFQNPPLCSTRIEAPQPGEWDLGDDQDAQYKAMFKDGVPCSSMIEPQTGYGPGSPMPSDFRHSYDQAQHFDYPPRQFNDSARRGSFDYSRRGSEERYQYPDVMGFQMAPRPDPQSPGFYGSAAAMPNVPPDSQFQSLHGSSMSGAAHQAPRMTEQFNQSRGVGWVPPEASGFVSMRDDGPPQMLPPRQRFSNEPPAFSHRSQIPSQAERSVAQGFIPMTSYGHREPQRFMSMPSQPAENQLPGFHSFPPNEFMQPQPAAFIPDDSRSSRRSKPRSNIDPSMRQGLLEDNVEIDHNMIPQGPFDVSVDVHEAPRPHRELSVDGADPFVSIVSQQRPNEPLRTRNRSVRQPTQDQPSIRITPARDRTDIDKIQEAQSRSAHLSHIQQERIQALSRQSSRQAPTNRMTEASREPSSQRARLLASNALSSEISNQPAFYSTPNQRSNPPPHNIRERRQLEKERGPARRLDMYAEEADEGEERCHCRQRFKQWTGHNCQTCDDCLQGRFYPYPYPYPYMYPPFGRQPFPPHCRR